The window TTGATCAATGGCTTGGAAAGATAGCTTTTGACAAGTGAATAATTATTTGCTTTGTTAATATCTCTTTCATCAACAGAACTGCTTAAGATATAAACTTCTGGACTATAATCATTCGGCTCAAATTCTTCTAAAAAATCCCATCCCGTCATTTCAGGCATGTTTAAATCCAAAAATAAATAGTTTGGATGAATGCTTGCCATATCTTTCAGTGCATCAGAAGCATTCTGAAACTTAAAAATTCTGCAAGGAACCTTAATATTTTTGGAAATAAGCTTTTCTGTTACGAAAGTACTTATTGGATCGTCGTCTATGAGAACTATTTTGAGCATTGAAGTGCAGAAATGTTGTTTTGAAATGCATTAAATTCAATACAAAAATAATGGATAACTTTTAATAAACAATAGCCAAAAGATAATTATTTAAAATATCAAATGTTTTTTGGATTGATTTTCTCTTTTTTTCTTGAAATCTCCAGAAAAAGTAAAAAAATGTTTACTAAGTTTCTAGAACTGCTCAGAATTTGGCTAAAATATCTGAATACTATAGAGTGAAATATTCAGAAGCTACTTAGGGCTTGCTGATAAGTGAAATCTAGATTCAATTTGATTCCATATGAGATTTATAAGCTTGAATCACCTTATCAGCTGATTTGACCAATTTTTTACTTTTAGTTTTTTTGCTGCTAGCTTCACTTACTGCTGTTATAGTCATTAGCATTTTGTCTTGTTTTGGATCAATAAAATCTACGATAAGCTGTAACAATTCATAACTTTTGGTATTTACCATATTTTGTCGACCCATAAATCTAGGATCATACATCCAAGGATCCCAAACTCGCATCCCCCACATTGGAAATTGATTGTTGTAAACTTCTCTTTGTCTTGGATCTTCGTTGGAAGTATATCTGATTACTAAATCAGGAGATTCCGAATTGTAAGTTAGGCCCAGTGCTTTCATCTTCACTTCTAACTCATTAGTGACTCTAGCATCAATCAATTCATCACTAAAACTCTTAGACCCTACCTCTTTGTTGACAATGACAAAAGAAGTATATTCTTTATAAGGACGGATCTCCGTACGTTCTTTAAAAAGCTCTATAGAACTGCACGAAG is drawn from Belliella baltica DSM 15883 and contains these coding sequences:
- a CDS encoding response regulator yields the protein MLKIVLIDDDPISTFVTEKLISKNIKVPCRIFKFQNASDALKDMASIHPNYLFLDLNMPEMTGWDFLEEFEPNDYSPEVYILSSSVDERDINKANNYSLVKSYLSKPLIKKYIKTIFN
- a CDS encoding DUF4136 domain-containing protein codes for the protein MHRSPTLVLLIVALLISSCSSIELFKERTEIRPYKEYTSFVIVNKEVGSKSFSDELIDARVTNELEVKMKALGLTYNSESPDLVIRYTSNEDPRQREVYNNQFPMWGMRVWDPWMYDPRFMGRQNMVNTKSYELLQLIVDFIDPKQDKMLMTITAVSEASSKKTKSKKLVKSADKVIQAYKSHMESN